The genome window AACTGGAGTAGCAGCAATTGGAATCAACATCGCTTTTCCAAGCTTCGATAATTGTTTTAAAGCTTTGTTAAACATATTCTTTCTCTCCTTTTCTATATATCTTGATAAGTACATAATTGAAAGTTTTCATTTAAGTACTTCATTAATTCTTCATTAAGAATCGCATCAGATTCTATTAGCCTAGGGTAGGCAAAGTTTGACTGAGTAATAATTTTATAGTCCAAATAAGCTGTATGCCACATAACTTCAATAACATCACTTTCAGTCTTTGCCTGTTTAATCAACTGTATAATTTCCTTAACCAAAGCACTTGCTTTATCTTCGTATGCATCAATCTTTCCTTCGATATTAATCCAAGGATCGATCAATACATCATTACATTTAATTCCTTCACTACGTAATATGGAAACGTCATTGAAGGAATTACGAACTGGTAATCCATACTCTTTCGATAATCTAATGACAATCTCAGGATTATTCTTAAAGATGTGTGTATGATGATGAGCATCTAGATGAGTTGGTTCAATCCCCGCTGCATATACTTTCTCTATTTGTGCTTTCCATTCGGCATATACTTCATCCTCATCTACAAATGTATTTTCTTCTTTATAGAAACTAAGATTTTTAAA of Clostridioides sp. ES-S-0054-01 contains these proteins:
- a CDS encoding carbohydrate deacetylase — encoded protein: MKKLINNADDFGYSNAVNYGIVDSYQKGVLTSTTLMAGMPGFDHAVMLAKQNPGFGIGVHLTLTCGRPLLTTHKTLVDEKRYFKNLSFYKEENTFVDEDEVYAEWKAQIEKVYAAGIEPTHLDAHHHTHIFKNNPEIVIRLSKEYGLPVRNSFNDVSILRSEGIKCNDVLIDPWINIEGKIDAYEDKASALVKEIIQLIKQAKTESDVIEVMWHTAYLDYKIITQSNFAYPRLIESDAILNEELMKYLNENFQLCTYQDI